The following coding sequences lie in one Thalassoglobus polymorphus genomic window:
- a CDS encoding pyridoxal phosphate-dependent decarboxylase family protein, protein MNLDNETLEILKRAAATWKSGFDSLPEVEDSSNHKNLDPILQRVAIKLHNNYPYQHPMYLGQMMKPPHPIAHLAYTLAMSTNPNNHALDGGRASSEMEKDAVQQIAEMIGWKNGLGHLCGGGTVANLEALWVSRELTENRLIAVSDQAHYTHSRCASLLGMDCRIIESDTHGRMRTAALQEVLDKNSVGTVVVTLGTTGLGAVDPLEEILALQEQYQFRIHIDSAYGGYFKLAENLSEYATRQYELMNRADSIVIDPHKHGLQPYGCGCVLFKDPAVARVYKHDSPYTYFTSDQLHLGEISLECSRAGASAVALWATLQRFPLEPHGEFSTGLESARSAAIQLYEWLNQSEFYTPVVTPDLDIVVWSVRTESASESSGKAREIFEAAAEANLHFALVTLPRKLVEENSDIQNWDQSELTCLRACVMKPEHQGWMPRILELFSHISRTTLG, encoded by the coding sequence ATGAATCTGGACAACGAGACTCTAGAAATTCTGAAACGTGCAGCTGCAACCTGGAAGTCTGGTTTTGACTCACTTCCAGAAGTTGAGGATTCATCAAACCACAAAAACCTAGATCCAATTCTGCAGCGGGTCGCTATTAAACTACACAACAACTACCCGTATCAACACCCCATGTATCTGGGGCAAATGATGAAGCCTCCGCATCCGATTGCTCACTTGGCCTACACACTGGCGATGAGCACCAATCCGAATAACCATGCACTCGATGGGGGACGTGCCAGTTCGGAAATGGAAAAGGATGCCGTTCAGCAAATCGCAGAGATGATCGGATGGAAAAACGGACTCGGTCATCTATGCGGCGGTGGGACTGTCGCAAACCTGGAAGCGTTGTGGGTTTCACGAGAGCTGACTGAAAACCGGCTCATCGCGGTCTCCGACCAAGCTCACTATACACACTCACGGTGTGCATCACTGCTGGGGATGGATTGCCGGATTATCGAAAGCGACACTCACGGACGCATGAGAACTGCTGCCCTTCAAGAAGTGCTCGACAAAAATTCCGTCGGAACAGTTGTTGTCACCCTGGGGACAACCGGCCTCGGAGCCGTTGATCCGCTCGAAGAGATCCTTGCTTTACAGGAGCAGTACCAGTTTCGAATTCATATCGACTCTGCTTACGGCGGGTATTTCAAACTGGCGGAAAATCTTTCTGAGTACGCAACGCGTCAGTACGAACTCATGAACCGGGCTGACTCCATCGTCATTGATCCACACAAGCATGGACTTCAGCCATACGGTTGCGGCTGCGTCCTCTTTAAAGATCCCGCTGTTGCGAGAGTGTATAAGCACGATTCTCCATACACATACTTTACAAGTGATCAACTTCACCTTGGAGAGATTTCGCTCGAATGCTCCCGCGCAGGTGCTTCTGCAGTTGCACTTTGGGCCACGCTGCAACGTTTTCCGTTAGAACCACATGGTGAATTTTCAACAGGTTTGGAGTCTGCTCGAAGTGCAGCGATTCAGCTCTACGAGTGGCTCAACCAGTCCGAATTCTATACACCCGTTGTCACACCAGATCTTGATATCGTTGTCTGGAGCGTTCGCACAGAAAGTGCCTCCGAGTCATCTGGAAAAGCGAGAGAAATTTTCGAGGCGGCGGCAGAAGCCAATTTGCATTTTGCTCTTGTCACACTGCCGAGAAAACTCGTTGAAGAAAATAGTGACATCCAGAACTGGGATCAATCCGAGCTGACTTGCCTGCGTGCCTGTGTCATGAAACCGGAACACCAAGGCTGGATGCCGCGAATTTTAGAACTGTTCAGTCATATTTCCCGGACGACCCTTGGATGA
- a CDS encoding STAS domain-containing protein gives MNTSTSNLFHIYKTGRLTVIGFEGKHLENPLFADSVRDQLLGMIRHHDCEVLVVDLMDVGLISSWILGVLTAIKQSGIDIELYHPSKEIQHVLDVTQLSSYLHVRGSE, from the coding sequence ATGAACACTTCCACCTCAAATTTATTTCACATCTACAAAACCGGTAGACTCACAGTCATAGGATTTGAGGGAAAACATCTCGAAAATCCACTGTTTGCGGACTCTGTTCGAGACCAGCTTCTCGGAATGATTCGACATCATGATTGTGAAGTTCTGGTTGTCGATTTAATGGACGTGGGGCTCATCTCCAGCTGGATTCTGGGAGTACTCACCGCGATCAAACAGAGCGGGATTGATATCGAGCTGTACCACCCCTCAAAAGAAATCCAGCATGTCCTCGACGTCACGCAACTCTCTTCTTATCTTCACGTACGTGGTTCGGAGTAG